Proteins encoded together in one Microcebus murinus isolate Inina chromosome 16, M.murinus_Inina_mat1.0, whole genome shotgun sequence window:
- the LOC142861068 gene encoding transforming acidic coiled-coil-containing protein 3-like isoform X2: MTSKLETPFVLDDTIGLENFQHVGPQKENQQFIKEVDSRTTNRILQKQMATGADTHPGNADPAFEGGTSSEPGSAPLADPGASSSAQGPGSPESQMASPRKVSSIPERALEENISSCRSDRSVTSTSEALEDPPRIVSPHNAETPLRAEGETAHGGASASLAEAAEPPGTSPETACGVPLADLPGEALAPPESVDTPGPLPAGRATSPTSAPGAVENSSLSQQLRPASVEDTPVAQMAAETPSTEGKEGNWNSSGTSVPTSCPGSEAVPPTQQGPEPALEPKEESFRDPAEVLGTGAEVDYLEQFGTSSFKESALRKQSLYLKFDPLLKDSPRRPVTAATGTNSTHDADWPSSGNPPEATLVEFDFLGVLDVPVPGPPPCVLRPGSAPLPTTGPIVDLLQYSQKDLDMAVKVTQEENLELKRKCEELHGKNLELGEILDWYEAFNYQAMEEAQKQKELAKAEIEKVLKEKDQLTTDLKSMEKSFSDLVKQFEKQKENEESLKRCAEEFLVRIDKEGQRYQALKAHAEEKLKLANEEIAQVRSKAQAEALAFQASLRKEQMRVHSLEKMVEQKTKENDELTRICDDLISKMKS; the protein is encoded by the exons ATGACTAGCAAACTTGAGACTCCTTTTGTTCTGGATGACACCATTGGATTAGAAAACTTTCAACATGTTGGGCCACAGAAAGAGAA ccaacagTTTATCAAGGAAGTGGACTCGAGAACGACCAATAGAATTCTCCAGAAACAAATGGCGACTGGTGCTGACACTCATCCAGGGAATGCAGACCCAGCGTTTGAAGGTGGCACCTCCTCGGAGCCTGGCTCAGCCCCCCTGGCCGACCCAGGTgcctccagctctgcccagggcccaggaAGTCCTGAAAGCCAAATGGCTTCTCCAAGAAAAGTGTCTAGCATCCCTGAGAGAGCCTTGGAGGAAAACATTAGTTCTTGTCGCTCAGACAGAAGCGTGACATCCACCTCCGAGGCCCTGGAAGACCCTCCCAGAATAGTGTCCCCCCACAATGCAGAGACTCCTCTCAGAGCCGAGGGAGAAACTGCACATGGCGGGGCCTCTGCCTCCTTGGCCGAGGCTGCCGAGCCTCCTGGTACAAGCCCTGAAACAGCATGTGGAGTGCCCCTGGCAGACCTTCCTGGCGAGGCCCTGGCCCCCCCTGAGAGTGTGGACACCCCTGGGCCCCTGCCGGCTGGCAGGGCCACAAGCCCAACCTCTGCTCCTGGGGCCGTGGAGAACTCAAGTCTGAGCCA GCAGCTGCGTCCAGCCTCAGTGGAGGACACACCTGTGGCGCAGATGGCAGCTGAGACTCCAAGCACAGAGGGCAAG GAGGGAAACTGGAATTCTTCGGGCACATCGGTTCCCACGAGCTGTCCAGGCAGTGAGGCAGTGCCCCCAACTCAGCAGGGGCCAGAGCCTGCCTTGGAGCCGAAGGAGGAGAGCTTCAGAGACCCTGCAGAGG TTCTAGGCACAGGGGCCGAGGTAGATTACCTGGAACAGTTTGGAACTTCCTCG TTTAAGGAGTCAGCCTTGAGGAAGCAGTCTTTATACCTCAAGTTCGACCCGCTACTGAAGGACAGTCCTCGTCGACCAGTGACCGCAGCCACTGGGACAAACAG CACACACGACGCGGACTGGCCTTCCTCAGGAAATCCGCCAGAAGCCACGCTCGTGGAGTTTGATTTCTTGGGAGTGCTGGATGTTCCC GTGCCGGGCCCACCCCCGTGTGTCCTCAGGCCTGGGAGCGCCCCCCTGCCTACCACTGGGCCCATCGTGGACCTGCTGCAGTACAGCCAGAAGGACCTGGACATGGCA GTCAAAGTGACACAGGAGGAAAACCTGGAGCTGAAACGCAAGTGTGAGGAGCTCCACGGGAAGAACCTGGAGCTGGG GGAGATCCTGGACTGGTATGAGGCATTCAACTACCAGGCAATGG AGGAGGCTCAGAAACAGAAGGAACTTGCCAAAGCTGAAATCGAgaaagttctaaaagaaaaagaccaacTTACTACAGACCTGAAATCCATGGAAAAGTCCTTCTCTGATCTCGTTAAACAGTTTGAGAAGCAGAAGGAG AACGAAGAGTCGCTGAAGAGGTGCGCTGAAGAGTTCTTAGTGAGGATTGACAAGGAGGGCCAGAGATACCAAGCACTGAAGGCCCACGCGGAAGAGAAGCTCAAGCT GGCAAATGAGGAGATTGCCCAGGTCCGGAGCAAGGCCCAAGCAGAGGCCTTGGCCTTCCAGGCGAGCCTGAGGAAGGAGCAGATGCGGGTCCACTCCCTGGAGAAGATGGTGGAGCAGAAG ACTAAAGAAAATGACGAGCTGACCAGGATCTGTGATGACCTCATCTCCAAGATGAAGAGCTGA
- the LOC142861068 gene encoding transforming acidic coiled-coil-containing protein 3-like isoform X3, whose product MTSKLETPFVLDDTIGLENFQHVGPQKENQQFIKEVDSRTTNRILQKQMATGADTHPGNADPAFEGGTSSEPGSAPLADPGASSSAQGPGSPESQMASPRKVSSIPERALEENISSCRSDRSVTSTSEALEDPPRIVSPHNAETPLRAEGETAHGGASASLAEAAEPPGTSPETACGVPLADLPGEALAPPESVDTPGPLPAGRATSPTSAPGAVENSSLSQQLRPASVEDTPVAQMAAETPSTEGKEGNWNSSGTSVPTSCPGSEAVPPTQQGPEPALEPKEESFRDPAEVLGTGAEVDYLEQFGTSSFKESALRKQSLYLKFDPLLKDSPRRPVTAATGTNSTHDADWPSSGNPPEATLVEFDFLGVLDVPVPGPPPCVLRPGSAPLPTTGPIVDLLQYSQKDLDMAVKVTQEENLELKRKCEELHGKNLELGEILDWYEAFNYQAMEEAQKQKELAKAEIEKVLKEKDQLTTDLKSMEKSFSDLVKQFEKQKEVNEGYHKNEESLKRCAEEFLVRIDKEGQRYQALKAHAEEKLKLLCPLPLPLQGK is encoded by the exons ATGACTAGCAAACTTGAGACTCCTTTTGTTCTGGATGACACCATTGGATTAGAAAACTTTCAACATGTTGGGCCACAGAAAGAGAA ccaacagTTTATCAAGGAAGTGGACTCGAGAACGACCAATAGAATTCTCCAGAAACAAATGGCGACTGGTGCTGACACTCATCCAGGGAATGCAGACCCAGCGTTTGAAGGTGGCACCTCCTCGGAGCCTGGCTCAGCCCCCCTGGCCGACCCAGGTgcctccagctctgcccagggcccaggaAGTCCTGAAAGCCAAATGGCTTCTCCAAGAAAAGTGTCTAGCATCCCTGAGAGAGCCTTGGAGGAAAACATTAGTTCTTGTCGCTCAGACAGAAGCGTGACATCCACCTCCGAGGCCCTGGAAGACCCTCCCAGAATAGTGTCCCCCCACAATGCAGAGACTCCTCTCAGAGCCGAGGGAGAAACTGCACATGGCGGGGCCTCTGCCTCCTTGGCCGAGGCTGCCGAGCCTCCTGGTACAAGCCCTGAAACAGCATGTGGAGTGCCCCTGGCAGACCTTCCTGGCGAGGCCCTGGCCCCCCCTGAGAGTGTGGACACCCCTGGGCCCCTGCCGGCTGGCAGGGCCACAAGCCCAACCTCTGCTCCTGGGGCCGTGGAGAACTCAAGTCTGAGCCA GCAGCTGCGTCCAGCCTCAGTGGAGGACACACCTGTGGCGCAGATGGCAGCTGAGACTCCAAGCACAGAGGGCAAG GAGGGAAACTGGAATTCTTCGGGCACATCGGTTCCCACGAGCTGTCCAGGCAGTGAGGCAGTGCCCCCAACTCAGCAGGGGCCAGAGCCTGCCTTGGAGCCGAAGGAGGAGAGCTTCAGAGACCCTGCAGAGG TTCTAGGCACAGGGGCCGAGGTAGATTACCTGGAACAGTTTGGAACTTCCTCG TTTAAGGAGTCAGCCTTGAGGAAGCAGTCTTTATACCTCAAGTTCGACCCGCTACTGAAGGACAGTCCTCGTCGACCAGTGACCGCAGCCACTGGGACAAACAG CACACACGACGCGGACTGGCCTTCCTCAGGAAATCCGCCAGAAGCCACGCTCGTGGAGTTTGATTTCTTGGGAGTGCTGGATGTTCCC GTGCCGGGCCCACCCCCGTGTGTCCTCAGGCCTGGGAGCGCCCCCCTGCCTACCACTGGGCCCATCGTGGACCTGCTGCAGTACAGCCAGAAGGACCTGGACATGGCA GTCAAAGTGACACAGGAGGAAAACCTGGAGCTGAAACGCAAGTGTGAGGAGCTCCACGGGAAGAACCTGGAGCTGGG GGAGATCCTGGACTGGTATGAGGCATTCAACTACCAGGCAATGG AGGAGGCTCAGAAACAGAAGGAACTTGCCAAAGCTGAAATCGAgaaagttctaaaagaaaaagaccaacTTACTACAGACCTGAAATCCATGGAAAAGTCCTTCTCTGATCTCGTTAAACAGTTTGAGAAGCAGAAGGAGGTGAATGAAGGCTACCACAAG AACGAAGAGTCGCTGAAGAGGTGCGCTGAAGAGTTCTTAGTGAGGATTGACAAGGAGGGCCAGAGATACCAAGCACTGAAGGCCCACGCGGAAGAGAAGCTCAAGCT cctctgccctctgcccttgcCTCTCCAGGGCAAATGA
- the LOC142861068 gene encoding transforming acidic coiled-coil-containing protein 3-like isoform X1 produces the protein MTSKLETPFVLDDTIGLENFQHVGPQKENQQFIKEVDSRTTNRILQKQMATGADTHPGNADPAFEGGTSSEPGSAPLADPGASSSAQGPGSPESQMASPRKVSSIPERALEENISSCRSDRSVTSTSEALEDPPRIVSPHNAETPLRAEGETAHGGASASLAEAAEPPGTSPETACGVPLADLPGEALAPPESVDTPGPLPAGRATSPTSAPGAVENSSLSQQLRPASVEDTPVAQMAAETPSTEGKEGNWNSSGTSVPTSCPGSEAVPPTQQGPEPALEPKEESFRDPAEVLGTGAEVDYLEQFGTSSFKESALRKQSLYLKFDPLLKDSPRRPVTAATGTNSTHDADWPSSGNPPEATLVEFDFLGVLDVPVPGPPPCVLRPGSAPLPTTGPIVDLLQYSQKDLDMAVKVTQEENLELKRKCEELHGKNLELGEILDWYEAFNYQAMEEAQKQKELAKAEIEKVLKEKDQLTTDLKSMEKSFSDLVKQFEKQKEVNEGYHKNEESLKRCAEEFLVRIDKEGQRYQALKAHAEEKLKLANEEIAQVRSKAQAEALAFQASLRKEQMRVHSLEKMVEQKTKENDELTRICDDLISKMKS, from the exons ATGACTAGCAAACTTGAGACTCCTTTTGTTCTGGATGACACCATTGGATTAGAAAACTTTCAACATGTTGGGCCACAGAAAGAGAA ccaacagTTTATCAAGGAAGTGGACTCGAGAACGACCAATAGAATTCTCCAGAAACAAATGGCGACTGGTGCTGACACTCATCCAGGGAATGCAGACCCAGCGTTTGAAGGTGGCACCTCCTCGGAGCCTGGCTCAGCCCCCCTGGCCGACCCAGGTgcctccagctctgcccagggcccaggaAGTCCTGAAAGCCAAATGGCTTCTCCAAGAAAAGTGTCTAGCATCCCTGAGAGAGCCTTGGAGGAAAACATTAGTTCTTGTCGCTCAGACAGAAGCGTGACATCCACCTCCGAGGCCCTGGAAGACCCTCCCAGAATAGTGTCCCCCCACAATGCAGAGACTCCTCTCAGAGCCGAGGGAGAAACTGCACATGGCGGGGCCTCTGCCTCCTTGGCCGAGGCTGCCGAGCCTCCTGGTACAAGCCCTGAAACAGCATGTGGAGTGCCCCTGGCAGACCTTCCTGGCGAGGCCCTGGCCCCCCCTGAGAGTGTGGACACCCCTGGGCCCCTGCCGGCTGGCAGGGCCACAAGCCCAACCTCTGCTCCTGGGGCCGTGGAGAACTCAAGTCTGAGCCA GCAGCTGCGTCCAGCCTCAGTGGAGGACACACCTGTGGCGCAGATGGCAGCTGAGACTCCAAGCACAGAGGGCAAG GAGGGAAACTGGAATTCTTCGGGCACATCGGTTCCCACGAGCTGTCCAGGCAGTGAGGCAGTGCCCCCAACTCAGCAGGGGCCAGAGCCTGCCTTGGAGCCGAAGGAGGAGAGCTTCAGAGACCCTGCAGAGG TTCTAGGCACAGGGGCCGAGGTAGATTACCTGGAACAGTTTGGAACTTCCTCG TTTAAGGAGTCAGCCTTGAGGAAGCAGTCTTTATACCTCAAGTTCGACCCGCTACTGAAGGACAGTCCTCGTCGACCAGTGACCGCAGCCACTGGGACAAACAG CACACACGACGCGGACTGGCCTTCCTCAGGAAATCCGCCAGAAGCCACGCTCGTGGAGTTTGATTTCTTGGGAGTGCTGGATGTTCCC GTGCCGGGCCCACCCCCGTGTGTCCTCAGGCCTGGGAGCGCCCCCCTGCCTACCACTGGGCCCATCGTGGACCTGCTGCAGTACAGCCAGAAGGACCTGGACATGGCA GTCAAAGTGACACAGGAGGAAAACCTGGAGCTGAAACGCAAGTGTGAGGAGCTCCACGGGAAGAACCTGGAGCTGGG GGAGATCCTGGACTGGTATGAGGCATTCAACTACCAGGCAATGG AGGAGGCTCAGAAACAGAAGGAACTTGCCAAAGCTGAAATCGAgaaagttctaaaagaaaaagaccaacTTACTACAGACCTGAAATCCATGGAAAAGTCCTTCTCTGATCTCGTTAAACAGTTTGAGAAGCAGAAGGAGGTGAATGAAGGCTACCACAAG AACGAAGAGTCGCTGAAGAGGTGCGCTGAAGAGTTCTTAGTGAGGATTGACAAGGAGGGCCAGAGATACCAAGCACTGAAGGCCCACGCGGAAGAGAAGCTCAAGCT GGCAAATGAGGAGATTGCCCAGGTCCGGAGCAAGGCCCAAGCAGAGGCCTTGGCCTTCCAGGCGAGCCTGAGGAAGGAGCAGATGCGGGTCCACTCCCTGGAGAAGATGGTGGAGCAGAAG ACTAAAGAAAATGACGAGCTGACCAGGATCTGTGATGACCTCATCTCCAAGATGAAGAGCTGA
- the LOC105881642 gene encoding E3 ubiquitin-protein ligase TM129, with product MSCGRRDWCAGETPSPRVPRGCHAGRAQPTGPGPTFCLLARSWAVGIAGLPPGGSAMDSPEVTFTLAYVVFAVCFVFTPNEFHSAGLSVQNLLSGWLGSEDAAFVSFHLRRTAATLLCHSLLPLGYYVGMCFAASEKQLYSPSQAPEAWRLFLLLAVTLPSLTCTLIYYWSQDQWARHPLARTLALYALPQSGWQAVASSVNTEFRRIDKFATGAPGARVIVTDTWVMKVTTYRVHVAQQQDVHLTVTESRQHELSPDSNLPVQLLTIHVASASPGVQAFDIRLNSAEYGELCEKLQAPIRSAANVVIHQSLGDLFLETFASLVEINPAYSVPSSQELEACIGCMQTRASVKLVKTCQEAAIGECQQCYCRPMWCLTCMGKWFASRQDPQRPDTWLGSRVPCPTCRARFCILDVCTVR from the exons ATGTCCTGCGGGCGGCGTGACTGGTGCGCAGGGGAGACTCCATCTCCCAGAGTGCCACGCGGCTGCCACGCTGGGCGGGCACAACCGACCGGCCCGGGGCCGACGTTCTGCCTTCTCGCCCGCTCCTGGGCGGTGGGCATCGCCGGACTGCCTCCTGGCGGCAGTGCCATGGACAGCCCTGAGGTGACCTTCACGCTGGCCTACGTGGTCTTCGCCGTTTGCTTCGTGTTCACGCCCAACGAGTTCCACTCGGCCGGGCTCTCGGTGCAGAACCTGCTGTCGGGCTGGCTCGGCAGCGAGGACGCCGCCTTCGTGTCCTTCCACCTGCGCCGCACGGCCGCCACGTTGCTTTGCCACTCGCTGCTGCCGCTCG GCTACTACGTGGGCATGTGCTTCGCAGCCTCTGAAAAGCAGCTCTActcccccagccaggccccgGAGGCCTGGCGGCTCTTCCTCCTGCTGGCTGTGACTCTCCCTTCCCTCACCTGCACCCTCATCTACTACTGGTCCCAAGACCAGTGGGCCCGGCACCCATTGGCCCGCACACTGGCGCTCTATGCCCTTCCGCAGTCAGGCTGGCAGGCTGTTGCCTCCTCTGTCAACACCGAGTTTCGGCGGATTGACAAGTTTGCCACTGGGGCGCCAGGTGCCCGTGTGATTGTGACAGACACGTGGGTGATGAAGGTGACCACATACCGTGTGCACGTGGCCCAGCAGCAGGATGTGCACCTCACTGTAACAGAGTCGAGGCAGCATGAGCTCTCACCAGACTCCAACCTGCCCGTGCAGCTCCTCACCATCCACGTGGCCAGTGCCAGCCCTGGTGTGCAGGCCTTTGACATCCG GCTGAACTCCGCGGAGTACGGAGAACTGTGTGAGAAACTCCAGGCACCCATCCGCAGCGCAGCCAACGTGGTCATCCACCAGAGCCTGGGCGACCTGTTCCTGGAGACGTTCGCCTCCCTGGTAGAGATCAACCCAGCCTACTCAGTGCCCAGCAGCCAG GAGCTGGAGGCATGCATCGGTTGCATGCAGACGCGTGCCAGTGTGAAGCTGGTGAAGACCTGCCAGGAGGCAGCCATTGGCGAGTGCCAGCAGTGCTACTGCCGCCCCATGTGGTGCCTCACCTGCATGGGCAAGTGGTTCGCTAGCCGCCAGGACCCCCAGCGCCCCGACACCTGGCTGGGCAGTCGAGTGCCCTGTCCCACCTGTCGTGCACGCTTCTGTATCCTGGACGTATGCACTGTGCGCTGA